The genomic DNA TTGAACGTCGACTGGATGTGAGCCACACCCGTCGCGATGTTCTTCTTGACCTTCTTCTTCGAGCCCTTCTTCACCATGGTCCTACTTCTTCGTCAGGGTCTTCTTCTTCCCTGCGACTGTCTTGCGCGGGCCCTTGCGGGTACGCGCGTTGGTATGGGTCCTCTGGCCACGCACGGGAAGCCCCCGGCGATGGCGCAAGCCTCGATAGCAACCGATATCCATCAGCAGCTTGATGTTCTGGGAGACCTCCCGCCGCAGATCACCTTCGACCTGGTAGTCCCGCTCGATGATCTCGCGAAGCTTGATCACTTCGCCCTCACCAAGATGATCGGTCTTCGTATTCGCGCTCACCTCGGCCTTCTCACAGATATCCGCAGCCAGGCTGCGGCCGATCCCGAAGATGTAGGTGAGTGAAATTCCGATTTGTTTGTTGCGCGGAAGGTCCACGCCTGCGATTCGTGCCATGCCCTACCCCTGTCGCTGCTTGTGCTTCGGGTT from bacterium includes the following:
- the rpsM gene encoding 30S ribosomal protein S13, which encodes MARIAGVDLPRNKQIGISLTYIFGIGRSLAADICEKAEVSANTKTDHLGEGEVIKLREIIERDYQVEGDLRREVSQNIKLLMDIGCYRGLRHRRGLPVRGQRTHTNARTRKGPRKTVAGKKKTLTKK